In Pikeienuella piscinae, the sequence CCTGTCCGAAAGGCGGCGCCGACGCAAGGCGCGGTCGCACCGGGCGCGACGCTTCGCGCAGCTTTCGCCAGACTTGTGCAAAACCCGGGCGCGTCCGGACGCCGGGCGCTATTCGAGCGGCTTCATCGCGAGATGCTCGTAACTGTAGAGGAACTCGCTGTCGGTCAGCGGCGTATGGCATTCGCGGCAGGAGGTGGTGTCCTTGCCGAGGTTCTCGCCGTCCGGGCTGAACACATCGAAGGCCCAGTCGCCGACCTTCAGGTCTTCGCCCCATTTCGCGTCATTACCCTCGATCCGCTGCATCACGGCGATCGCCGCCATCTCCTCGGCGCCGATCAAATGGCCGAGCATGCTCTGCATCGGCTCGCCATCGGCGTCCTTCAGCGCCGGGGTCAGTTCGCCGACCAGGATCGAACCATAGGGCAGCTTGCCGTCGCCGCGCGCGCCGTTCAGCGCGATGTCGTTGGCGTAGATCGATATGATCTGCGTCCCGTTCTGCCGGTCGGCGGTCAGATAATGCGTGAATTCGGTCTTGTAGTCGGCCGGAAACGCCAGCGCGACATCATCCTCCGCCGCCTCCGCCGGAACCGATGCGATCATCGCCGACATACCGATTGCGAAGCTGAGTGCGGCGACCGCGTGGGCTGTGAAACCAGTCATGAGTGCGAACCTCCCTTGCTGCATCAGGATGATACGACAGGTGGCCCGAAAGAAGTTTCACAATTTGGCGTCGGACGAAAGAAATATGCGGCGCGGCGACCAATCGCCGCCGCGCCGCGGGGCGTCAGCCGCCCATTGTCTTTGCGACTTCGGCGGCGAAATCCTCTTCCGCCTTCTCGATTCCCTCGCCGACCTGCACGCGGGCGAAACCCGTGACCTTGTATGGGCCGGCCTCGGCCACCGCCTTTTCGACCGTCAGATCGGGATTGATGACGAAGGCCTGTTTCAGCAGGCAGACCTCCTGGAAGAACTTGTTCATCCGCCCGGAGATCATCTTCTCGATCACCGCCTCGGGCTTGCCGCTTTCGCGCGCCTGCTCGGTCAGCACCTGCTTCTCGCGCTCGACCAGAGCCGGGTCGAGATCGTCCCGATCCAGCGAGGCCGGGCTCGTCGCCGCGACATGCATGGCGACCTGCTTGCCGATCGCCAGCGCGCCCTCCGCGTCGCCGCCGTCGATCCCGACGAGAACGCCGATATTGCCCATGCCGTCGGCTGCGGCGTTATGAATATAGGTGGCGACATGGTCCGCCTCGACGCGGACCATGCGGCGCACCGACATGTTCTCGCCGATCGTCGCGACCTTGGCGGTCACCGTGTCGGCGACGGACTTGCCGTCGAGATCCGCGTTCAGCAGCGCGCCCAGATCGCCGGTCTCGAGCGCGGTTTTCGCGATCCCTGCGACCATCGCCTGGAATTCGGCGTTCCGGGCCACGAAATCCGTTTCGGAATTGATCTCGACCGCGACGCCGACGCCCGGCTTCGCGGCGACGCCGATAAGCCCCTCGGCGGCGGTGCGGCCGGATTTCTTCGCGGCCTTGGAAAGGCCCTTGGCGCGCAGCCAGTCGACCGCGGCCTCGATCTCGCCGCCGGTTTCGGTCAGCGCCTTCTTCGCGTCCATCATGCCGGCGCCGGTCATGTCGCGCAGCTCTTTCACGTCCTTGGCCGTGATCGCCATCGTCATCGCTCCTCGGTGTCGTCCACTGCGCCCGGCCGGGGCCGGGGCGCCGCTGAAACAGGGTTGGCGGGCGACGCGTTCACGACGTCGCCCAACGTTCATTCGGGCATTCGGCCTCAGTTGGCGGCGGGCGCCTTTTCCGCCGGAGCCTCTTCGGCCGCAGCCTCAGGCTCGGCCGCCGGGGCCTCCTCGATAGGCGCCTCCGCCGGGGCGGCGACGGCCTCTTCGAGGACCGGCTCCTCGGCTTCACCGATATCGAACCCGGCCGCGCCCATCTGCTGCGCCATACCGTCGAGCGCGGCGTCGGAAGCGAGGTCGCAATAAAGCTTGATCGCCCGCGCCGCGTCGTCATTGCCGGGGATCGGATAGGCGACGCCGCTCGGATCGGAATTCGAATCCAGCACCGCGACGACCGGAATGCCCAGCTTGTTGGCCTCGGCGATCGCCAGCGCCTCCTTGTTGGTGTCGATGACGAACAGCATGTCGGGCACGCCGCCCATCTCGCGGATGCCGCCGAGCGAGGCGGTGAGCTTGGTGCGCTCGCGGTCGAGATTCAGCCGCTCCTTCTTGGTCAGCGCCGCCGCGCCGCCACCGTCGAGCAACTCGTCCAGCTTCTTCATCCGCGAGATCGAGTTGGAAACGGTCTTCCAGTTGGTCAGCGTGCCGCCGAGCCAGCGGTGATTCATGTAATACTGCGCACAGCGCTCGGCCGCCTCCGCGACGCCTTTCGCGGCCTGCCGCTTGGTGCCGACGAATAGGATGCGCCCGCCCTTGGAGACGGTGTCGCGCATCGCCTGCAGCGCCGCGTCGAGCAGCGGCACGGTCTGCGTCAGGTCGATGATGTGGATGCCGTTGCGATCGCCGTAGATGAACTGCCCCATCTTGGGGTTCCAACGATGCGTCTGGTGGCCGAAGTGCACGCCCGCTTCGAGAAGCTGACGCAGGGAGAATTCTGGCAGTGCCATGTTCCGGTCGTCCTTTTCCGGTTTCGCCGCTGCGGGGTCAGGGCGCAAGCCCAACCGGCGGACCGCGCGGGATGTCTCCCCGTTCGGCCCAATCCCCGCATGTGGATTTCGTGCGCGGCCCTTAACGCCCCCCGGCGCGGGATGCAAGGGGCGCGCCGGCGCGCGAAGCGGCGCCCGGCCGGCCATCTGCGCCCCGATCCGGGCGGTGAAACCCGGCCGCAGCGGCCGTTCCGGCCGGTAAACGAAACACCAATTTTTTGATTCCATATATACTTCAATGCCTTGACCCCCCTATCGCGTGCGATAACGCACTTTTCCCGTCGCCGCCCGCCGCCCTTGCGCGCCGGGCGGACGCGGGTCAGAAGTTGAGAATGCGCCCGCGTCCCCAAATCCCCTGCATCGGCGCCGTCCTCTGGGACGTGATCGGCCACACCTGGGTTTCGATGCCGCCCGGCGCCGACCGCCCCGGCCGGATTCACCGCCGCCCCGGCGGGGTGGCGATGAACGTCGCCGCCGCGCTCGCCCGCGAGGGCCGCCGCCCCGCCCTGCTCGGCCAGGTCGGAACCGACGCCGAGGGCGAGGCGCTGATCGCCGCCGCCGCCGCGCTCGGGGCCGAGACCGGATTCCTCGTCCGCGATCCCGCCATCGCCACCGATGTCTACATGGCCGTCGAAGGCCCCGAAGGGCTGGTCGCCGCCATCGCCGACACGCGCGGACTGGAGGCCGCCGGCGCCGCGATCCTCGAACCGCTCGGCGACGGACGGCTTGGCTCGGCGGCGGCGCCCTTTTCCGGCCTCGTGGTCCTCGACGGCAATCTCACCACCGCGCTCCTCGCCGAGATCGCCGCCTCGCCGCTTTTCGCCGCCGCCGATCTCCGCCTCGCGCAGGCCTCGCCCGGCAAGGCCGAACGTCTCCGCCCGTTCCTCGCCCATCCCGGCGCGACGCTCTATGTGAACCTCGAGGAAGCCGGCCTGATCGCCGGCGCGTCCTTCGTCGACGCGCCCGCCGCCGCCGCCGGGCTGGTCGCCCGCGGCGCCCGCCGCGCCCTCGTCACCGACGGCGCCCGCGCCGCCGCGGATTGCGGCCCGGCGGGCGCGGAGACGGCGATCCCGCGGCAGACCGTCGCCGCGCACGTCACCGGCGCCGGCGACGCCTTCATGGCCGCCCATATCGCGGCGGAACTGCGCGCCGAGCCGCCGGGCGCGGCGCTGATCGCCGCCCTGAAGGGCGCCGCCCGGCATCTGGAGGAAGGCCCATGACCCCGCCCGTCGCCACCCCGCCGCTGGTCTTCTCGCGGGAGATCGAAGCCGCCCGCGCCGAGGGCCGGCCGGTCGTCGCCCTGGAAAGCACCATCATCACCCACGGGCTGCCGGCGCCCCGCAATGTCGAGGTGGCGCGCGAAGCGGAGGCGGTCATCCGCGCCGCCGGCGCCGCCCCCGCCACCATCGCCGTCCTCGACGGCGCGCTCCATATCGGCCTCGACGCGGCCGCGCTCGACAAGCTGGCGGCGGCCCCGCGCGTCATGAAGCTTTCGCGCGCCGATCTCGCCGTCGCGCTCGCGACCGGGCGAACCGGCGCCACCACCGTCGCCGCCACGATGATCGCCGCTCGGCTCGCCGGAATCGCGGTTTTCGCCACCGGCGGGATCGGCGGCGTCCATCGCGGGGCGGAGCGGGACTTCGACATTTCCGCCGATCTCGAGGAACTGGCCGAGACCCCGGTCACCGTCGTCGCCGCCGGCGCGAAGGCGATCCTCGACCTGCCGAAGACGCTGGAGGCGCTGGAAACCCGCGGCGTGCCGGTGATCGGCTACCGGACCGACGAACTCCCCGCCTTCTGGTCCCGGTCCAGCGGCCTCAGGGCGCCCCTCCGGCTGGAGAGCGCGGCGGAGATCGCCGCCGCCCACCGGTTGCGCGCCGCCCTCGGCATCCGGGGCGGGCAGCTTGTCGCCAATCCCGTCCCCGCCGAAGCGGAGATCCCCGCCGGGGAGATCGGCCCGATCATCGACGCGGCGCTCGCCGCCGCGGCGAACGTGAGCGGCAAGGACGTCACGCCCTTTCTACTCGCCCGCATTCTTGACGCGACCGGGGGGCGGAGTCTCGAGACGAATATCGCCCTCTATCTGAACAATTGTCGACTCGCAGCCGAGATCGCGCAAGCGCTCTGAGCGATCAGATCTCCACCCCGGCGGCGAGAAGCGCCTCCCGCGCTCCGGCGGCGCCTTCAAAGACATGGCCGCCCCAACCCCTGGCCCGCGCCGCTTCGACATTCGCCGGCCGGTCATCGATCAGGAACAGTTCCGCCCCCGACCGGCCCGCGCGCCGTTCCAACGCTTCATAGATCTCCGGGTCGGGCTTCACGGCCTTCACATCGCCGCTGATCACCAGCCCGTCGAACTCCTTGAGCTCGGGGTAAAGCCTGACGCAGCGCGCCCAACTGTCGGCGGCGAAATTGGAGAGCGCCCAGACGCCCAGCCCCGCCCGCCGCGCCGCATCGCGGATCACGACGCTCTCCGCGATCAGCCCGCCGCACATCCGCTCCCACCCCGCCCACCAGGCGAGGATCAACGGCGCATCCTCCGGATACCGCTCCGCCATCGCCTCCACCGCCGTCTGCAGCCCCCCGTCCCGGTCGCCGGCGAGATTCATCTCGTCAAGCGGAAGACGGGCGAAGAACGCGGCGCGCAGCCCGTCGTCGGGGATCAGCCGCCGATAGAGATGGGCGGGCGACCAGTCGAGCAGAACGTTACCGATGTCGAAGACGATGATGGTGGGCGAAGTCATATTGGGCGCTCCTTTTGCGGCTCATCCTTAGCGCTCCCTCGGCCGAGGGGAAGCCGCCCGGCAGAAATGATTTGACAGCGCCCGGCGCCGGGCTCGACTATTCGTACACTAACGGTTTCAGGAGCTGAGAGATGGCTTACGTCGCGGCGCGGTCGCTGGACGAGGCCTTCGCCGCCCTCGGCGCGGAGGGCGCGATCGTCGTCGCTGGCGGGACCGATGTTTTCCCCGCCCACGCCGGAAAGCCCGCTCCTTCGCGCATCCTCGACATCACCCGTATCGACGAAATGCGCGGAATCGAGGCAAGCGCCGCAGGCTGGCGGATCGGCGGTGCGACGCGCTGGAGCGAGATCATCGCGGCGGATCTGCCGCCCGCCTTCGATGGCCTGAAAGCGGCGGCGCGCGAGGTCGGCTCGATCCAGATCCAGAACGCCGGCACAATCGCCGGCAATCTCTGCAACGCGTCCCCGGCGGCGGACGGCGCGCCACCGCTTCTGACGCTCGACGCCGCGGTGGAGATCGCTTCGGCTAATGAGCGCCGAACCGTCCCGTTGGCGGATTTCATCACCGGCCCGCGGCGCACCGGCTTGAAGCCGGGCGAACTGGTCACGGCGATCCTTGCGCCTCCGCAGCCGACAGGCGCGCGTTCGGCGTTCCTGAAGCTTGGAGCCCGCAAGCATCTTGTGATCTCCATCGCCATGACCGCCGTCCTGATCTGGCCCGACGCGGCCGGTCGGGTCGGCGGCGCGCGGGTGAGCGTCGGAGCCTGCGGCCCGGTCGCGCGCCGGCTCGGCGAGCTGGAGGCGGCGCTTCGCGGGCGCGCCTTCTCCGATCTGGCGGAGCCCGGTCTGATCGCGCCGGGCCATCTCGCCCCGCTCGCTCCGATCAACGACATTCGCGGCGGCGCCGGATACCGGCTTGACGCCGCGGCGACGCTGATCCGCCGCGCGCTTCTCGAAGCCGCCGGAGCGCGGCATGGATAAGCGCGTCGCCAACGATCTGACGGCGTTC encodes:
- a CDS encoding cytochrome P460 family protein → MTGFTAHAVAALSFAIGMSAMIASVPAEAAEDDVALAFPADYKTEFTHYLTADRQNGTQIISIYANDIALNGARGDGKLPYGSILVGELTPALKDADGEPMQSMLGHLIGAEEMAAIAVMQRIEGNDAKWGEDLKVGDWAFDVFSPDGENLGKDTTSCRECHTPLTDSEFLYSYEHLAMKPLE
- the tsf gene encoding translation elongation factor Ts, whose product is MAITAKDVKELRDMTGAGMMDAKKALTETGGEIEAAVDWLRAKGLSKAAKKSGRTAAEGLIGVAAKPGVGVAVEINSETDFVARNAEFQAMVAGIAKTALETGDLGALLNADLDGKSVADTVTAKVATIGENMSVRRMVRVEADHVATYIHNAAADGMGNIGVLVGIDGGDAEGALAIGKQVAMHVAATSPASLDRDDLDPALVEREKQVLTEQARESGKPEAVIEKMISGRMNKFFQEVCLLKQAFVINPDLTVEKAVAEAGPYKVTGFARVQVGEGIEKAEEDFAAEVAKTMGG
- the rpsB gene encoding 30S ribosomal protein S2, which encodes MALPEFSLRQLLEAGVHFGHQTHRWNPKMGQFIYGDRNGIHIIDLTQTVPLLDAALQAMRDTVSKGGRILFVGTKRQAAKGVAEAAERCAQYYMNHRWLGGTLTNWKTVSNSISRMKKLDELLDGGGAAALTKKERLNLDRERTKLTASLGGIREMGGVPDMLFVIDTNKEALAIAEANKLGIPVVAVLDSNSDPSGVAYPIPGNDDAARAIKLYCDLASDAALDGMAQQMGAAGFDIGEAEEPVLEEAVAAPAEAPIEEAPAAEPEAAAEEAPAEKAPAAN
- a CDS encoding PfkB family carbohydrate kinase; the encoded protein is MRPRPQIPCIGAVLWDVIGHTWVSMPPGADRPGRIHRRPGGVAMNVAAALAREGRRPALLGQVGTDAEGEALIAAAAALGAETGFLVRDPAIATDVYMAVEGPEGLVAAIADTRGLEAAGAAILEPLGDGRLGSAAAPFSGLVVLDGNLTTALLAEIAASPLFAAADLRLAQASPGKAERLRPFLAHPGATLYVNLEEAGLIAGASFVDAPAAAAGLVARGARRALVTDGARAAADCGPAGAETAIPRQTVAAHVTGAGDAFMAAHIAAELRAEPPGAALIAALKGAARHLEEGP
- a CDS encoding pseudouridine-5'-phosphate glycosidase, which translates into the protein MTPPVATPPLVFSREIEAARAEGRPVVALESTIITHGLPAPRNVEVAREAEAVIRAAGAAPATIAVLDGALHIGLDAAALDKLAAAPRVMKLSRADLAVALATGRTGATTVAATMIAARLAGIAVFATGGIGGVHRGAERDFDISADLEELAETPVTVVAAGAKAILDLPKTLEALETRGVPVIGYRTDELPAFWSRSSGLRAPLRLESAAEIAAAHRLRAALGIRGGQLVANPVPAEAEIPAGEIGPIIDAALAAAANVSGKDVTPFLLARILDATGGRSLETNIALYLNNCRLAAEIAQAL
- a CDS encoding HAD family hydrolase, with amino-acid sequence MTSPTIIVFDIGNVLLDWSPAHLYRRLIPDDGLRAAFFARLPLDEMNLAGDRDGGLQTAVEAMAERYPEDAPLILAWWAGWERMCGGLIAESVVIRDAARRAGLGVWALSNFAADSWARCVRLYPELKEFDGLVISGDVKAVKPDPEIYEALERRAGRSGAELFLIDDRPANVEAARARGWGGHVFEGAAGAREALLAAGVEI
- a CDS encoding FAD binding domain-containing protein, with product MAYVAARSLDEAFAALGAEGAIVVAGGTDVFPAHAGKPAPSRILDITRIDEMRGIEASAAGWRIGGATRWSEIIAADLPPAFDGLKAAAREVGSIQIQNAGTIAGNLCNASPAADGAPPLLTLDAAVEIASANERRTVPLADFITGPRRTGLKPGELVTAILAPPQPTGARSAFLKLGARKHLVISIAMTAVLIWPDAAGRVGGARVSVGACGPVARRLGELEAALRGRAFSDLAEPGLIAPGHLAPLAPINDIRGGAGYRLDAAATLIRRALLEAAGARHG